The Virgibacillus sp. SK37 region AAATCTTATTTAGATCAATAACTATATATGGAGGATAAATCCCCTGTTTAGTAGCTTACACATAATTATTGACATTACCTATCATAAAGTTGATGACGGACATTGGGAGCGCAAAACCGCATCGGAATGTCTATCATAAAGCGGATGACAGGCATTGCGAGCGCAAAACCGGTCGTGAATGTCTATCATAAAGTTGATGACGGACATTGCGAGTGCGAAACCGCGTTGGAATGTCTATCATAGAATCTATGACGGACAATGTAATCTAGAGTAATAGTCTGCCATGTCATTCCATGATATGATAACAGTATAAGAATGTAAACAATTGCCCCAATCAGGGAGGGTATATGATATGGGAAATGAAAGTGTATCAACAACGATACCAAGCGATTCGGAACGAACCACGTTTTCGGATATAAAATCACTTATAAAAGGACCAGTTTTAATTGCAAACGTATTACCTGTTTTCTCCGGCTTCTGGCTTGCCCTTTATTTTTCTGGAGCTTTAATAACAGAGCAATGGCCCCTTTTTATACTTACCATGCTTGGAAGTACTCTAGTTATGGCTGGAGCATTAGTAATTAATAATTGGTATGATGTGGATATTGATGAAGTTATGGCCAGGACGCAGAATCGTCCTACTGTAACAGGTAAGATACCACTTAAAATTGTGTTATGGACAGGGATTGGCTTGTCACTGGCAGGTTTTGTCCTGTTATGGTTTACGACATGGGAAGCTACATTATATGCCTTCATCGGCTGGTTTACCTATGTGGTTCTTTATACGATGTGGACAAAGCGAAAATACACATTAAATACGGTGATCGGTAGTATATCTGGTGCAGTTTCTCCTTTAATTGGCTGGGCTGCGATAGAATCTGCTTTTCATATTGTTCCGATTATGCTTTTAGCTATTTTATTTATTTTCCAAATGCCGCATACATTTGCGATTGCTATTAAAAAATATGAGGAGTACAAAGCGGCAGATGTTGCCATGCTGCCTGTAGTGCATGGGTTTTCGATAACAAAGCGGCAAATAGTAATTTATATTGCCTGTTTGTTACCATTGCCATTTTACCTCATTCAACTAGGAACCTTTTTTATTACAGTGGCAACAATATTGAATGTCGGTTGGCTGATCATTGCCTTAAGAGGGCTTTTTATGAAAGATGATCAAAAGTGGGCCCATTGGATATTCTTATATTCAGTCAACTATATTACGATTATTTTCGTTCTTGCTGTGTTAGTCACCCTGCCAGCATTTCAATAAATAAGGAGGAATTTTTGTGGAAATAAAGCAAGGGAATCATACGTTTTTTATCGGTGAGGAAGATAATCCTTTAGCTGAAATATCATTCATTCCGGGTGAGGGAAACGAGATTATTGTAGATCATACTGTCGTATCAGAGGAGCTGCAAGGACAGGGCGTTGCGGGGCAATTAGTCGAGAGGCTAGTACAGTATGCCAGAGAGGAAGGATTAAAAATTAAACCTCTATGCTCTTATGCACAAAAGAAACTTGAAAATACACCGGAATATCAAGACGTACTAATTTAGAAATTTCAAAGACAAATTAAATGAATTGGGATTAGTGAAGTATGGTATCAATTTGAAAGAGAAGAAGCAAGAACTGAAGTAATGAATTGGTTGGATAGGGAGAATATACCTGTTAAACGATAGGGAAAGCTGACTGGACTGTTTTAGGAAAGGACCAAGGATATGTACAAAACCATACAGGAGACTGCTGAGTATTTATCAATGGATATAGCAAAAGTAAGCGCACTAGTATTGGAAGGGAAAATCCGTGCCATTCATGATGGGAACCAATACTTAATAAATCAAGATCAATTTAAAACACACTTTGAAGATGTGGAGAAATATAGACAAAAGATTCAGGAATACTTAAATGAACCGATTCCAGAGGATATTGACGTGAAGGATGAAGATTAGTATCCGATATGAAGAAAAAGAGTAATAACTAAACCAGACCGAATTACTAGCAGCTGAAAGAGAACTTGCTTACAAATAAGTTATCGGAAAACGAGTAGAACCCTAAAAGGATTTTTACTCGTTTTTATTAATAAAAAAGATTATTA contains the following coding sequences:
- a CDS encoding GNAT family N-acetyltransferase; its protein translation is MEIKQGNHTFFIGEEDNPLAEISFIPGEGNEIIVDHTVVSEELQGQGVAGQLVERLVQYAREEGLKIKPLCSYAQKKLENTPEYQDVLI
- a CDS encoding excisionase family DNA-binding protein translates to MYKTIQETAEYLSMDIAKVSALVLEGKIRAIHDGNQYLINQDQFKTHFEDVEKYRQKIQEYLNEPIPEDIDVKDED
- the cyoE gene encoding heme o synthase, with the protein product MGNESVSTTIPSDSERTTFSDIKSLIKGPVLIANVLPVFSGFWLALYFSGALITEQWPLFILTMLGSTLVMAGALVINNWYDVDIDEVMARTQNRPTVTGKIPLKIVLWTGIGLSLAGFVLLWFTTWEATLYAFIGWFTYVVLYTMWTKRKYTLNTVIGSISGAVSPLIGWAAIESAFHIVPIMLLAILFIFQMPHTFAIAIKKYEEYKAADVAMLPVVHGFSITKRQIVIYIACLLPLPFYLIQLGTFFITVATILNVGWLIIALRGLFMKDDQKWAHWIFLYSVNYITIIFVLAVLVTLPAFQ